TTTGCTATTGATTTGGTGATATCTAACGCTGGACTTTCACGCAAATCGTCGATGTCAGGTTTGAATGCTAGACCATAGCACGCTATGGTTACATCTTTTGCGGTTTTCTTAGGGTTTAAGTTAAGGAAATCAGTAACAGCAACATTAACCTTATTGATTACCCACTCTGGTTTATGATCATTGACGCTTCTTGCAGTGTGAATGATTTTTGCGGTTTCTGGTGTTTTTGACACGATAAACCAAGGGTCAACAGCAATACAATGGCCGCCAACACCTGGACCAGGCTGAAGAATATTAACTCGCGGGTGACGATTTGCCAACGCGATCAACTCCCAAACATCAATATCTAATTCATCACAGATCATCGAGAGTTCATTCGCAAAGGCAATTTGCACATCACGTGATGAATTCTCCGTCAATTTCGCCATTTCTGCAGTGCGGGCATTAGTAATAACGCACTCTCCCATTACAAACGTTTTATAAAGCTCTACACACCGCTCAGAGCAACGCTTGCTCATACCACCTATCACACGGTCATTTTGAACTAATTCTGTTACCACTTTACCGGGCAATACACGCTCAGGGCAATGTGCAACATTAATATCAGCCTGCTCTCCTGCAGCTTGTGGAAAGCTCAAGTCTTGGCGAGCTTCTGCAAGCCAAGCTGCCATTTGCTCGGTTGCACCCACAGGGGAGGTTGACTCAAGAATAACCAAATCACCTTTTTTTAAAACCGGGGCAATAGCCATCGCTGCAGATTCGATATACGACAAGTCTGGCTCTGGGATAACCACCTCTTCACATGATTTAAAAGGTGTTGGTACTGCAATCAAGAAAGCATCCGCTGGCTCAGGAGTCGTCACCGCTTTTAAATATTCCTGTTGAACGGCTGCACTCACCAACATATCTAGGTCCGGTTCAACAATGTGAATCTCACCTCGATTTATGGTATCTACTGCATGTTGATTAACATCCACGCCTATTACTTTTTTCTTGCGAGATGCGAACATTGCCGCAGTAGGTAACCCAATATAGCCGAGACCGACAACTGAAATTGTTTCAAATGACATAATTAATCTAACCTCAAAAACTTAATCTACTAATTCGTTCAAAATTCTTTCACAGGCTTTACCGTCACCGTATGGGTTATGGGCAAAACTCATCGTTTGATAAGCTGTCTCGTTTGACAGTAATTCATTTAAATTACTAACGATTGCGTCTACATCCGTTCCAACCAACTTAACAGTACCAGCCTCGACCGCCTCTGGGCGCTCTGTAGTATCCCGCATAACCAGCACAGGTTTGCCAAGCGACGGAGCTTCTTCTTGTATACCGCCTGAGTCGGTGAGAATAATGTCCGCACGGCTCATTAAGTAAACAAACGGTAAGTACTGTTGAGGCTCAATAAGGTAGATATTCTCAATACCCACTAAAATACGATTTACTGGCTCGCGTACATTTGGGTTTAGGTGCATAGGGTACAGTATTTGAGTTTCAGGATGCGCTTTTGCTGTGATTGCTAATGCTTCACAAATTCGCTCGAACCCTCCGCCAAAGCTCTCTCTGCGATGCCCCGTGACTAAGATTAATTTCTTCCTGTCATCTAAAAATGGAAACTGAGCGGCTAATGCCGCATTCAAATCATTGTCTGATTTGATTTTGTCTTTCACCATGAATAGCGCATCAATAACGGTGTTTCCTGTTACGTGAATATCGTCCGGCGTAAAGTTTTCACACAACAGATTCTCTTTAGATATTTCGGTTGGTGCAAAGTGGTACTTGGCCAACACCCCCGTCAAACGACGGTTTGCTTCTTCTGGCCATGGAGAATAAATATCACCTGTCCTCAGTCCTGCTTCTACATGCCCCACTTCAATTTGCTCATAGTAAGCAGCCAAACTCGCTGCAAAAGTTGTTGCTGTGTCGCCATGAACTAGAACAGCATCAGGTTTAAATTCTTGTAATACTGGTTTTAGTTCTTGAATAACACGCGCGGTCACATCATTGAGTGTTTGGCCCGCTTTCATGAGATTGAGGTCAAAATCCGGTGTAATGTCGAATAACTCTAAGACCTGGTCTAGCATTTCTCTGTGCTGTGCGGTTACACAGCATTTTGCTTCGAAGCGTTCATCTGATGCGAGAGCGTGAACTAGAGGCGCCATCTTGATCGCTTCTGGGCGCGTGCCAAAAACTGTGAGAATTTTTTTTTGAGTCATTTTACTGAATATCCAACTACTAGATGAAATTTATGATATTGATTTTTTCTTTGTCTAGACATTTTTCATAGCTAGAGACGCTATTCATTTTGATACAGCAAATTTTCACTATCATAATGTAATAGCTGAATTTACTATTGAAAACTCGCCACCATTAAACTGTATTACTAAAATATCTTCAACATTCCTTTCCTAAGCACCTTCTATTTCGTTCTAGAAAGTTTTCGTTGATTAACTCGTCGCACCCGTCTATAAACTGTAACCCGCCTGAATGCTTTTAGTAAGCGCCATACATGCTTTAGCGCCATTAAATACCCGCTAAACACCACTAAAAATAAACCGAATGACAACCAATCAGGTGCATTTACGCAGTTTAATAACACGCCAACCATTGAGATACTAAAGCTGAGTAGGGTTATACAAATAAGCGTTTGCCTTGATGTAAAGCCTGCGCGCATAAAAATGTGGTGCAAGTGGTCGCGGTCTGGCTTAAAAGGTGATTGCCCCTTGCGCTTGCGCCTAATCATTACCCCTGCCATATCCATTAGCGGTATAGCAATAACCCATAAGGCTGTTACTGGTTTAAAGGCTGGGGCTTCGCCTTGCGAGCCTATAGCTAGTAACCAAACCACGCTTAAACCTACAAACATTGAGCCTGCGTCGCCCATAAATATTTTGCTGCGTTTGGGGTTATCCGCTCTGGTTAAGTTAAAAATAAGGTAAGGGATTAGCGCTACCACAAGGCAAAGCGCTATCCAAGATTCCAGCACAAAGCCTTCTAGTATAAACAGCAGTGATAAAGACAACATACTAGTAAAGGTAACCCCGCCCACAAGGCCATCTATGCCATCAACCATGTTGTAAGCATTAATCGCGCCCATAATTGCCAAGTAAGTGAACGGTACAGCAGCCCAGCCTAGGTGAATATCGCCCATTACCAATAAGTTGCCCAGGTTTTCTATACGGTCGCCGCTAGCAAACATCATTACGCTGGCCGCAACTATTTGGCAGAACATTCTTAGGCGAACACTAAGGTCGTATTTGTCGTCTAGCATGCCTACTAACAATATGCCGCCAGAGGCTAATAAAAAGTACTTAAACGAAATGTCGTAGCCTTGGGCTATAACCAATAAAGACAATACAAAGCCCACATAAACAGCTAGCCCACCAATTAGCGGTATTGCGCCTACGTGCAGCTTTCGCTCGTTGGGTTTGTCTACTAACTCGTGCTTAATCGCAATTGGCTTTAGTACTTTAATCGCGCTGTAGGTACCTAAAAAAGCAACCATTAAAGACAAAATAAAGGTACTCATAAAAAGCTGCCTTTTTTAATGATTAGCGCTGAATTACTACTCGGCATTATCGCCTCCTTTAGCAAAATGCCGAACCAACACAATCATCACTCCTAACATCCCACCCAGTAAGGTTCCCAACATACAAATAAGTGCGCGTTTAGGTTTTACTTTCTGCTCTGCTACTACTGCGGGATCAACTATTTTAAATACAAAGTCATCATTGGCTTCTGCTAGCATTAAGGTTTTAGTTTGCTCTTCTATAAGTTGGTAAAACACTGTTTGCATTTGCGCTACAGAGGTTTTTTCTAATTGCTCTTTTAAATAGTTGATATTGGCTAATGTCTCTTGCTGGCTTCGTTGCTGCATTACCTGGTTAATATCTTTAACCAGCCAATTTACCCATTGCTGTGCAACCTTCGGTGAAATGTGTTCTGCTGCAATAGTCACTAAACCTGTTTCTTTATTCGTTGTTACACTCAACACTTTAGCAAATACTTTATGGCTCTCTTGCATAGAGGGCTCAGCTTGTTTAGGGGCTTTAACCTCACGCTTCCATAGATTGGCTTGAGCATCATAAACCTCTGGGTTATAGCTCAACTCTCCGCTTACCGGGTTCCAATCTTGCGCAGCCATTAAATCGGCTTTTATTTGGTACTTGTCTAAAAACTCTTTAAAAAACTGTCGAGACTTTAGCACTTCAATCGCCAAGGTAGTTTGATCGGTTCCCCCGCCCGCATTTAAGTTAATCCCCGCTAAAGAGGCTAAACCACCAAACTGAGACGCCATACCACTAAGTTTGTTGCTCTCTTGATTAGATGCAGCTAGTAATGCATTTGCTCGGTAGATATTTGGTTGGTTTATCGCAAATATCACCGCGCCAATCGCAAACACAGCAGTACAAGCAATAATTAGCCATTTGCCGCGCCAAATAACTGCGAACAGTTCGCGCAGATCAATTTCATCTTCTGCGGCTTGTTCGAAATAAGCCGGTGGATATGCTTGATGTTGTTGCACTTGTTGAGTCATAAATCTCTAAATATTCTATTAATCTAATCTTATATAGACCAAGCTTACAGCAGAGTCGGTTACTTATTGATGGCGTTAACCGCTACACCAATTTGATACATAATTTGGGTTACTGCTGTCCAAGTGCTCAGCGCATCTCGGTAATCGGTGTCAATTGGCACAACAATGGTGTCGCCTGGCTGCAATGGCTGCTTATTATTTTTAAACCAAAAGCCAGATTCTGGCTTGTACACAGAACCATTAGCGCGCACTACAAACACTCTATCCTCGTCGGCTTGCTTTTTAGCCCCGCCTGCAAAATTAATGTAGTCTTTAAAGCTGTATTGTTCGTCGAGAAGGTAAGAGGTAGATATTTGTACCTCGCCCATAATCGTTACTGTATTACGGTATTGAGGCACGTAGAGCATGTCTTGATCTTCTAGCATGAAATCTTTCGATGAGTCAGCTAAAAGGATAGAAGGGAGGTCTACAACCATTCTACCTAGTGCTTTAGTGCCACTCATTTCTTGAATTAAGTCTAACTGCTCCGATGGGCTAGAAGTGGAAGAAAAGCTACCGGGACCAGATTGACGAAGGCTCTTTTTAGCGACCTCTTGGCGAATACTTTCTGCATAGGAATCTATTTGCATTTGCTCACGCACACGAAGCGCTTCTCGGGTGAATACTGCACCATCTTGGTGGGCATACTCGGTTAAACCGCCTGCCCTATTGATTAAATCGCCAAGGGTTTCGCCGCGCTTAATAACATAAGTACCAGGGAACCTTACTTCTCCTTGTAAACTCACGGTACGTTGCTTACGTAAGTTAGGAATAGCAAGAACATTAAGCCGATCTCTGGCTTGCAGTACCAAGTTCTGGTCTGGATTGCCTTGTAAAACATCATTTAGATCTAAACGTAGCAAGGTAACGTCGGCGTTAGCGTCTTGAACAATAGTTCGAGTTAATTCGCTATGAAGGGCATAAGCGCCATTTTTGAGACCACCCGCAGCATCAATTAGGTCTTTAACTTTGTTCTTATTTGTAATTGGGTAAACGCCTGGAAATTTAACTTCGCCAAACACTTCTACAATGTTTAATTCGCGTCCGGAATTAGACTGTTCTTGCAACATAATGAGAATAGGCGCTAATAACTTTTCTCGTGTTGATGAAAGTACTTTTTTAACTTCGCCTTCCGAAATGTCGGCAATTTTTGCAATGCGCTTTAAGTCATCTTCACCAAACTCTTGCACTTTTGATGTAGCTTGTGGGTTACTGCCGTCTTCTGATTGACCAATCGTTTGATTAGCTAAGTGCTCTGCATTTTCTAGCTTTGAGTTTAAAGCTGCCGCATCGGCACTGAGTAAATCTTTTTCCTTAGAACCAATTTGAAATGCTTCACTAAACAGCTCTAAATCATATTTAGTGAATACCAAAATTTCATCTTCTGGCTTAAGCAAGATATTGTCGGCCGAGTGTTTTTCGGTAATCGCTTTCTCTAGGTTTATCTGAAGAACAGAAATAGTACGGTCGCTGCTCTTACGTATAACCAAGCTATAATTTAGATCACTACTGTTATTTAAGCTTCGTTGTAAATTGGGCAGTATATCTGAAACTCGCAAACCTTTACGCCATTGGTATCTGCCGTCTCTAGCTACGTTACCTTTTAAAGATACATAGTTGGGTGAACGCTTATCTACTTGCTCAATAGTTAAAAAGTCACCATTTCGTAGTTTCATCTTTAGATCTGTCTTGGATTTAAGATCCAAAGTAACTAGATCGATTAGGCCTTCGTTAGTAATTCGCTCTAATCTAGCGGATTTTTTAAACGCTTTAGTTGTATAGCCGCCAGCAGTTCGTATTAAGCCAGCAATAGATTCTTCACCATTAATCTCATAAATGGCAGGGCGAACCACTTCACCTTCAACACTTACGGTATCGCCTAGTGGGCCAACAAAAACTACGTCTCCGCTGCGTAACTGGAGGTCGTTGCTGGTATTTCCACTTAACAGCAAATCATACAAATCAAAACGGCTAACTAATTGGCCATCTCGTAGCAAACGAATATCTCGTAAACTACCTTGTTGGTTTACACCACCACTGGCATACAAAGCATGGGTAATAGTAGATAACGAGCTAACTAAATACTTACCTGGCTGAAATGCGTCTCCTAATACAAATACTTCTACTGTACGCAGCTCACCCATAGTGATATTGCTTCGTACACCAATTTTTTTCTCTTGTATTTGCTGAGTAATAAGTTCTCGAACCTGGTTAAATGTTAATCCAGAAACATTAACTGGGCCCAATTCCGGAAAGCTAATACTGCCATGGCGATTAACCTTAAACTCAAAAGTGCCATTCTCTTTACCGAACAATTGCACGTTTAGCGTATCACCGGGGCCAAGTCGGTAGTTGTCGGTTACAGGGATATTATTAAGCGGGGCAAAAGTTGTTGGCTGAGTAGCAAAAACATCCAAACCAAAACGTTGTAATTCTGCAGTCTCACCAGCGCTATTTTTATCAGCCAATGCTTGCTCTTCGGCTTGTACATCTCTTTTTTGAGGTAACTGTGCTTGCTGGTCAACATTAGTTTGCGAGGGGGCTGAATTTGATTGTGAAAATTGAGATATATCTACGCCATACTGTTTAGCTAGAGCGGCTTGTTGATCTGCAGGTAGGCTTTTTAGTTGCTGAATTTGATCTGGGCTAAGATTCATAGCTAGGACTAAATTGGATACAGTTAACATCCAAACAACAATGAGACTTCTAAGTCCAAATTTCATTCTGTATTCTTCTCTTTCTCAATCAACAAATTTAGCGGTGAAAACACAATTAACAACGAGCTCGATAATACTTCAATTTACTTCTTTACGTAAACTTACATTTGTCGTTTTAGCCAGATAAAGCTTTAACTAACAACCAATGTTTATTACTTAAGCATTTTTTATATTTAGTTAGCTCGAGCTTTAATCAAGCCTTAGAAGCGATATTGAAAGGCCAAGTTTACACCACCAATTCTTGCTTTATCGGTATTCAAGCTATTTAAGTATTCAAGGGTAAGTGCTGTTTGTTTACCTAGGGCATAGTGAGCCCCCAAGCCAAAGCTCATACCTGTTTCGGTACTACTACCTTTGTTTTGCTGGTCTAGTTTGGCACTAGAACCACCGACAAGTGCATAAATGGCCGTTTGATCGGTAATAGGTACATTACCCTTTACCAATAACGAGGCTAATCCGTCTACTGATATACCACCAGATCGACCAGTCGACACACCGTAGCGTCCTTCAAGGGCAACGTAGTCGTTAAAGTAATGACCTATTTGAGCTTGAAACAATAGAGGGCGGCCACTTTCTGCTGATGTGCCGTCAATGTTATATTCGGTTGATGTATAAGAAAAGATTGCGCCAGCGTAAGTATTGGCTTGCGCGCTAGCGCTAGCGCTAGCTAATAGAAAGAAGAGAAAACTGAAAGAACTTTTCAAGCGATTCGACACTACCACGAAGCGATTCCCTGCACGATATAATAATGGGTCGCAAGTATAACACAGCAATTTTGTGGATAAACACCCATGCCAATTCAAAGGCTTGATATTGCAGCGCTTTACTAAAACAACAATACTATTAATTGGTTTAAAAACAGCGCTCTAGAAAACAGAAAAGGCTTTCAATTAATTGTGCTCATTTTGACTATATTTGTAGCAGCACAACCATAACAACTGAGAATAGGTCAAATAACCAGCGATAAATTCATAAAAACTAACTATAGTACGTTTCTATATCGCTAATGAGCTGGTTAAGTAGTTCAATATTTAATTGGTTTATCCCAGCTGCTGCTTCGCGCCCTCCGCCCGATTTATACTTACTACAAATTTCCCCTGCGCCGTGTTTATGAGCAAGAGGAGCGCGCAAGCTAACTACTGCTGTTTGACTATCAATTTCAGTTAAGACCAAATGGGCCAGTGAGGGGTGTTGGTTTGCTTGTTGATTACCAAAAACGCCACTTATCCGTCTAGCCCAAGCCGCGTTAGGTAAGATAGTGACTTTTACAATGGAGCTTTGGTAGTGAGCTTTTATGCTGTTGGCAAGATTCATATCTTCTTGATAAGCATTTTTTAGCTGATGATAGGCAGATTGGCTATCGGCAACAGCTTCAAATGGGGAAGTATATTCAAGCAACTGTTTAAATAGCGTGGCAGGCTCATAATGAAGATCGGCTAGCGCAGCACCATACCCGTTGTAATTAACTAAAGTGCCTAGCTCTTTCAACTGTTTGCTTTGCAATTCACTTAATTGAGCTTGCTGACACAAAGCATCAGCTTTCGCGATTAGGTTATCACCATAAGCAGCAGCAATTGCCCAATGGTGATATTTTCCCTTTAGCTTCTCATCTACCAACAGTGCAGTACAAACATTCGCATCGGTATTAATATCTGCTAGCAGATTTGGGTGCGTTGGTATTTCACCAGGACGATGATGGTCAACATAATGCACATTGGCACCAACATCTAAGGCTCGCAGTAATCCCTCTTGGTTTTTTTCCATAGAAATATCGAGAACAGTGACTTGATCATCTGGCTGAAACTCAAAATCGTTCATCAACTGATTTTCACGCTTAACCCCTGTAAGCAAAATACTGTCTCGGGGCTCGTTTAAACGAAGCTGAATCAGAGAAATAATGCCGTCAGCATCACCGTTAAAGATATCTATGTGTCGCAAAGAGAACCTCGTTACTAAGCCTTAACAATACCAGCACTAATAAGTGCATTTACCACGAACTCTGCACACTGTTCGACCGACTTACCATCGGTTTGCACGTGTACATCTGCTTTTTCGGGCGCCTCGTAGGCAGAGCTAATACCGGTGAAGTTTTTAATCTCGCCGCTACGTGCCTTTTTGTACAAGCCTTTTGGATCACGCTGCTCACACACTTCTAAGGGTGTATCAATAAACACTTCAAAAAATTCACCATCACTAAGTTGATTGCGAACTAAAGAACGATCCGCTTTAAAGGGGGAAATAAAAGCGGTAGAGACCACTAAACCAGCATCAACAAACAGCTTGGCTACTTCACCAATACGGCGAATGTTTTCTACTCGGTCAGTGTCTGAAAAACCTAAATCACCGTTTAGCCCATGGCGAACATTGTCACCATCCAGAACATAAGTATGAACACCACGTTGATACAGTAAGTAATCAACTGCGTTAGCAATAGTAGACTTGCCCGAGCCACTCAAACCAGTAAACCAAAGTACGCAGGGTTTGTGGCCTTTTTTCATAGTGCGTAATTCTCGATTAACACTATGATTATGCCAAACAACATTCTCGCTCTTTTTATCCATAACTCGCCTACTCTGCTATCTAAATAAAATCACTATAAAGGAAAAACTATTGGTACCAATATTAAAACCACTAAGCCATAAACCAAGGCTACCGGTAAACCTAATTTAACAAAGTCTCGTAAACTATAGCGACCGGCGTTATACACCATTAAATTAGTTTGATATCCATAGGGGCTTACAAAGCTAGCACTCGCTGCAAAAGCTACCGTCATAACAAAGGTCATCGGGTTAGCTCCTAATGCGTTAGCCAGGCCATAAGCTAAAGGAAACATTAAGGCTGCCGCCGCGTTGTTGGTAACCAACTCGGTAAATATCCAAGTTAGTAGGTACACTGCCACTAAACTCAGCATAAACCATTGGCCACTTAAGCCGCCGTTAAACAAGCCCTCGAGTAACTCCACTAAACCTGCATTATGCATGGCCTGCGACAAGGCCAAAGCTGAGGCTACTATTAACCAAATTTCTTTAGGAAAACGGCGTACTAATTGACTGGGTGTTAAGCACCTGAAAAAGATTAAACCACCTAACAACACAACCATTGCTTTAAATAGGCTAACCAAGCCAATCGCTGCTGCACCCACGGCTAGAACAAAGCCGCCAATTGCAATAAGCTCTGAAGCACCATTTAGACGGGTATCGGGCTCAACCCCACTTACCACGATAAAGTTTTTGCTTAGGTTAGTACGCGACTTAAAATCGGCGCCAACAGCCAATACTAAAAAGTCTCCGGCCTGCAGGGTTATTTCGCCTAGCTTCCCTGATACTCTTTCACCATCTCGCTTAATGGCCACAACCGCTGCATCAAATCGGGCACGAAATCCGGCGCCTTTTAAGCTTTTCCCCACTAACATGCTTTCTGGGCGAATAACTACTTCGGTAAGGTTAGAGCCCAATAAGCCATTTGAATCTGCAAAGGTTTGTAGTCCAGAGAACTGATTGAGTTGCATAACTTTTGTAACGTCGCCGCTAAAAATAAGCCGGTCGCTTTGCTGCATCACTTCGGTGGGAGCTACCGGGCTAATCAGTTTTCCATCTCGAACAATTTCTACAAGGAACAGTGACTCTAAGTGGCGTAGCCCGTTTTCTTCAACACTCTTACCAATTAAGGCTGAATCCGCTTGGATCTTGGCGTCAATAAAGTAGCGATGATAATGATTCTCTTCACGCTTGTGATCAGGTAAATAGCGTGAAAAAAACGCCAAAGTAAAACCACAAGCCACCACAGCAACCAAGCCTATTAAAGTGAAATCAAAAAAGCCCAAACTTTCACCAGTGCTCTCAAGCAACAAGCTGTTTACGATGAGGTTGGTAGAAGTGCCAATTAAGGTAAGCGTTCCGCCCAAAATAGCCGCGTAAGATAAGGGCAATAATAAGCGGCTAGCGCTGTGATAAGGATTATTACGAATTGGTGCTAATAAGGTGGCAACTACCGCAGTATTATTTAAGGCAGCAGAAGACAACACCGTGGTGGAATACAATCGAAGCCAAGTTGAGCGAAACGATGGTTTAATGATGGAGGCCGCCAGCACTCGCAATAGTCGTGTTTTTTCCAAGGCTATCGAGCATAACATTAACAGAACTAAGGTCATTAAACCCTGGTTCGATACACTAGCCAACAGCTGTTCGCTGCTAACAAGATCAAGCACGAACAGCAGTAGCATTACCCCACCAAATATTTTGGCAGGATACTGCTGATAACGAATTAAAGACGCAATGGTGCCAATAAAAATCACTAGCACCAATATGGCCTGTATGCTCATTACTTTAGTAGTTCGCTTAAGTCTTTCGCATCCCAATGCGGGAAGTGCTTGCGAACAAGCGCATTAAGTTCTAACTCAAATGCAGAGAACTCTTGCTGCTGCCCGGCTTCTTCTAAACTGCCCTTTGCGGTAATAATACCGGCACCTACAGTTACATTAGAAATACGGTCAATAATAATAAATGAACCAGTGCCTTTGGCTTTGTTATAAGCATCGAAAGCAACTTGCTGGCTAAACTGAACTTGGCAAGAACCAATCTCGTTTAAGCCTAGGCGAACAGCTTCTTGCTCTTCTAAGGTATTCACATCTATTTGGTGCTCGATCTTAGCGATAGAGCCTGAAGTGGTCTTAGAAGCTAGTTTAAAGTCGTATTGTTTGTTAGCAATCATTGGCTCTTCGGCCATCCAAACAATGGTCGCTTCTGCACTGCTGCCTACCCAAGGTTTATTGTTGCTATGTACCAGCATATTGCCGCGACTGGCATCAATTTCATCTTCTAAGGTAAGTGTTACCGCCATAGGCGCGTAAGCTTCATCAATTTCACCATCAAAAGTTACAATGCTTTTCACTTTCGAGGTTTTGCCTGAAGGTAACGACGTTACTTCATCGCCTTTGCGCACAACGCCAGAGCTAATCGTGCCGCAGAAGCCACGGAAATCTAGGTTTGGACGATTAACGTATTGAACAGGGAAACGGAAGTCATCAAAATTTTGTCCAGCACTAATTGGCGCACTTTCTAGCATCCCCATCAAGGTTTCACCGTAATACCAAGCGCTTTGTTCACTGCGCTCTACCACGTTGTCACCATTTAACGCAGAAATTGGCACAAACTTGATGCTATCAATATTCAAATTCTCAGCAAACTTTTGATAGTCTGCTTTGATCTCTTCAAAGCGAGCTTTGGAAAACTCGACCAAATCCATTTTGTTAATGGCTACAATTACTTGCTTAATACCCAATGTTGATACGATAAAGCTGTGGCGGCGAGTTTGTACTTGCACACCATAGCGGGCATCAATCATTACAATAGCTAAATCACAGTTCGATGCGCCAGTTGCCATGTTACGGGTGTATTGTTCATGACCTGGAGTGTCGGCAATAATAAACTTACGCTTTTCTGTAGAGAAATAACGGTAAGCAACATCAATGGTAATGCCTTGCTCACGTTCCGACTGTAAACCGTCAACCAATAGCGCTAAGTCAAACTCACCATCTGTGGTATTAAAACGTTTTGAATCATTTTTGATGGTTGCTAACTGATCTTCAAAAATCATTTTTGAATCATGCAATAAGCGACCAATTAAGGTGCTTTTACCATCATCAACGCTACCACAGGTTAGTAAACGTAGTAGCTGTTTCTGTTCATGTTGTTGTAAGTACTCTTCGATATCTGAAGCAATCAATGTTGATTGATGAGACATGGTATCCTCGCTTTCCTAGCTTTCGCCAGCGTCAAAATTCTTGTTCTGTCCCCACCCAATAACTTGAGCAGGTAAATACTGTTTAGAAGCCTGTTATTCCCTTTAGAAATAACCTTCCATTTTCTTCTTCTCCATTGACCCTGCGCTATCGTGGTCAATCACTCGACCTTGTCGTTCAGAGGTTTTCGTCAACAGCATTTCTTGAATCACTTCAGGTAGAGTGGTGGCTTCCGACTCTACGGCTCCGGTAAGTGGGTAACAACCTAAAGTACGAAAACGTACCATTTTGTGTTGAATTTCCCCTTCTTCAACTGGCATACGCTCATCATCTACCATAATTAAAGTACCATCACGCTCAACGACTGGGCGCTCTTGAGACAAGTAAAGAGGAACAATTTCTATGTTTTCTAGGTAGATATATTGCCAAATATCTAACTCGGTCCAGTTAGATAGCGGGAATACTCGAATGCTTTCGCCTTTGTTTACTTTAGAGTTATAAGTGTTCCAAAGTTCAGGGCGTTGTGATTTTGGATCCCAACGGTGGTTCTTATCACGGAATGAATAAACTCGCTCTTTAGCTCGAGATTTCTCTTCATCACGACGCGCGCCACCAAAGGCAGCATCAAACTGATATTTGTTTAATGCTTGCTTTAAGCCTTGAGTTTTCAT
The Agarivorans aestuarii DNA segment above includes these coding regions:
- a CDS encoding DHH family phosphoesterase, producing MRHIDIFNGDADGIISLIQLRLNEPRDSILLTGVKRENQLMNDFEFQPDDQVTVLDISMEKNQEGLLRALDVGANVHYVDHHRPGEIPTHPNLLADINTDANVCTALLVDEKLKGKYHHWAIAAAYGDNLIAKADALCQQAQLSELQSKQLKELGTLVNYNGYGAALADLHYEPATLFKQLLEYTSPFEAVADSQSAYHQLKNAYQEDMNLANSIKAHYQSSIVKVTILPNAAWARRISGVFGNQQANQHPSLAHLVLTEIDSQTAVVSLRAPLAHKHGAGEICSKYKSGGGREAAAGINQLNIELLNQLISDIETYYS
- a CDS encoding polysaccharide biosynthesis/export family protein; amino-acid sequence: MNLSPDQIQQLKSLPADQQAALAKQYGVDISQFSQSNSAPSQTNVDQQAQLPQKRDVQAEEQALADKNSAGETAELQRFGLDVFATQPTTFAPLNNIPVTDNYRLGPGDTLNVQLFGKENGTFEFKVNRHGSISFPELGPVNVSGLTFNQVRELITQQIQEKKIGVRSNITMGELRTVEVFVLGDAFQPGKYLVSSLSTITHALYASGGVNQQGSLRDIRLLRDGQLVSRFDLYDLLLSGNTSNDLQLRSGDVVFVGPLGDTVSVEGEVVRPAIYEINGEESIAGLIRTAGGYTTKAFKKSARLERITNEGLIDLVTLDLKSKTDLKMKLRNGDFLTIEQVDKRSPNYVSLKGNVARDGRYQWRKGLRVSDILPNLQRSLNNSSDLNYSLVIRKSSDRTISVLQINLEKAITEKHSADNILLKPEDEILVFTKYDLELFSEAFQIGSKEKDLLSADAAALNSKLENAEHLANQTIGQSEDGSNPQATSKVQEFGEDDLKRIAKIADISEGEVKKVLSSTREKLLAPILIMLQEQSNSGRELNIVEVFGEVKFPGVYPITNKNKVKDLIDAAGGLKNGAYALHSELTRTIVQDANADVTLLRLDLNDVLQGNPDQNLVLQARDRLNVLAIPNLRKQRTVSLQGEVRFPGTYVIKRGETLGDLINRAGGLTEYAHQDGAVFTREALRVREQMQIDSYAESIRQEVAKKSLRQSGPGSFSSTSSPSEQLDLIQEMSGTKALGRMVVDLPSILLADSSKDFMLEDQDMLYVPQYRNTVTIMGEVQISTSYLLDEQYSFKDYINFAGGAKKQADEDRVFVVRANGSVYKPESGFWFKNNKQPLQPGDTIVVPIDTDYRDALSTWTAVTQIMYQIGVAVNAINK
- a CDS encoding outer membrane beta-barrel protein, producing the protein MVVSNRLKSSFSFLFFLLASASASAQANTYAGAIFSYTSTEYNIDGTSAESGRPLLFQAQIGHYFNDYVALEGRYGVSTGRSGGISVDGLASLLVKGNVPITDQTAIYALVGGSSAKLDQQNKGSSTETGMSFGLGAHYALGKQTALTLEYLNSLNTDKARIGGVNLAFQYRF
- the cysC gene encoding adenylyl-sulfate kinase, with the protein product MDKKSENVVWHNHSVNRELRTMKKGHKPCVLWFTGLSGSGKSTIANAVDYLLYQRGVHTYVLDGDNVRHGLNGDLGFSDTDRVENIRRIGEVAKLFVDAGLVVSTAFISPFKADRSLVRNQLSDGEFFEVFIDTPLEVCEQRDPKGLYKKARSGEIKNFTGISSAYEAPEKADVHVQTDGKSVEQCAEFVVNALISAGIVKA
- a CDS encoding SLC13 family permease codes for the protein MSIQAILVLVIFIGTIASLIRYQQYPAKIFGGVMLLLFVLDLVSSEQLLASVSNQGLMTLVLLMLCSIALEKTRLLRVLAASIIKPSFRSTWLRLYSTTVLSSAALNNTAVVATLLAPIRNNPYHSASRLLLPLSYAAILGGTLTLIGTSTNLIVNSLLLESTGESLGFFDFTLIGLVAVVACGFTLAFFSRYLPDHKREENHYHRYFIDAKIQADSALIGKSVEENGLRHLESLFLVEIVRDGKLISPVAPTEVMQQSDRLIFSGDVTKVMQLNQFSGLQTFADSNGLLGSNLTEVVIRPESMLVGKSLKGAGFRARFDAAVVAIKRDGERVSGKLGEITLQAGDFLVLAVGADFKSRTNLSKNFIVVSGVEPDTRLNGASELIAIGGFVLAVGAAAIGLVSLFKAMVVLLGGLIFFRCLTPSQLVRRFPKEIWLIVASALALSQAMHNAGLVELLEGLFNGGLSGQWFMLSLVAVYLLTWIFTELVTNNAAAALMFPLAYGLANALGANPMTFVMTVAFAASASFVSPYGYQTNLMVYNAGRYSLRDFVKLGLPVALVYGLVVLILVPIVFPL